One part of the Quercus lobata isolate SW786 chromosome 7, ValleyOak3.0 Primary Assembly, whole genome shotgun sequence genome encodes these proteins:
- the LOC115952342 gene encoding transcription termination factor MTEF18, mitochondrial-like, translating into MTHLAKLRIPSILKWVSSNISENHLGSSKWILWQSRTFPMAQNPRYYSTKRTVQTEKCELLDETSSANSKKVVKFSLATRKAAQAALLDYLHSTRSIQFVDAENMSKNSPHFLEKLLKRVENEGDIGRAISRFLRYHPINEFEPFFESMGLKPSEYDPILPRKLMFLSDDDLLLENYHVLCNYGIARKKIGMIYKEAKEVFRYDSGVLSSKLKAYEELGLSQSTMIKFIVHSPYLLIENVNLEFVQVLEKLKSFGMEISWIEQNLLDGITYNWRQMLGLLCLFRKMGCSEEQLARLIIEHPGIIFEGSGDRTLSLIGFLLKFGSTVNQMRLLFLQFPQIQVGKFVLNLRQCFMFLNEIEMEVTEVGKIVCTHALLLGSCTLKKTNSLLSNLNVGKKRLRKLVLENPQELKNWVLGTKVEPLPESREELKSKFQKSKFLLNLGFAENSEQMKSAIKVFRGNGVELQERFDCIVKAGLNQKDVFGMIKVSPQILNQKKDVIQMKIDFFVNDLGYPLSSLVKFPSCLSYTMQRVELRLSMYNWLKEQGAVDPKLSLSTIIASTEKLFEEQYINHHPSGPQVWQDLKKKIYSV; encoded by the coding sequence ATGACCCATTTGGCAAAACTCAGAATACCTTCCATTCTCAAATGGGTTTCTTCAAATATTAGTGAAAACCACCTTGGATCATCAAAATGGATACTTTGGCAATCTCGGACTTTCCCCATGGCCCAAAACCCTAGatattattcaacaaaaagaacTGTTCAAACTGAAAAATGTGAACTTTTGGATGAAACTTCATCTGCTAATTccaaaaaagttgtgaaattttctcTTGCCACACGGAAAGCAGCACAAGCTGCATTGTTGGATTATTTGCATTCAACTAGGAGCATACAGTTTGTGGATGCTGAGAATATGAGTAAAAACTCGCCACATTTTCTCGAAAAGCTGTTGAAAAGGGTCGAAAATGAGGGGGACATTGGACGGGCTATTAGCCGGTTTTTGCGGTACCATCCCATTAATGAATTTGAGCCCTTCTTtgagagcatgggtttgaaaccTTCAGAATATGATCCTATTCTTCCGCGCAAGTTGATGTTTCTTAGTGATGATGATTTGTTGCTGGAGAATTACCATGTATTGTGCAATTATGGGATTGCGCGTAAGAAGATTGGGATGATTTATAAGGAGGCAAAAGAAGTTTTTCGGTATGATTCTGGGGTTTTGTCATCAAAGCTTAAAGCTTATGAAGAACTGGGACTTAGCCAGTCTACTATGATTAAGTTTATTGTTCATAGCCCTTATCTTTtgatagaaaatgtaaatttggAGTTTGTTCAGGTATTAGAGAAGCTAAAGAGTTTTGGAATGGAAATTAGTTGGATTGAGCAGAATTTGTTGGATGGGATTACTTATAACTGGAGACAGATGCTTGGGCTTTTATGCTTGTTTAGGAAGATGGGATGCAGCGAGGAGCAGTTGGCTAGACTAATCATTGAGCATCCAGGGATTATATTTGAGGGCTCTGGGGATAGAACACTGTCTCTAATTGGGTTCTTATTGAAATTTGGGTCTACAGTGAACCAGATGCGTTTGCTGTTTCTGCAGTTTCCACAAATCCAAGTTGGGAAATTTGTGTTGAATTTGAGGCAGTGCTTTATGTTCCTGAATGAGATCGAGATGGAGGTCACAGAGGTTGGGAAGATTGTCTGCACTCATGCCCTATTACTTGGTTCATGTACTTTGAAGAAAACTAACAGCTTGCTTTCTAACCTAAATGTTGGAAAGAAGCGACTTCGTAAACTTGTCCTGGAGAACCCACAAGAATTGAAGAATTGGGTTCTAGGAACTAAAGTTGAGCCATTACCAGAATCAAGAGAGgaactaaaatcaaaattccAGAAGTCCAagtttttgttgaatttggGATTTGCTGAGAATTCTGAACAAATGAAATCAGCAATTAAGGTGTTCCGAGGCAATGGAGTGGAGCTGCAGGAGAGATTCGATTGTATTGTGAAAGCTGGTTTGAATCAGAAGGATGTTTTTGGAATGATTAAAGTATCGCCTCAAATTCTTAACCAGAAGAAAGATGTGATTCAAATgaagattgatttttttgtaaatgATTTGGGCTATCCCTTATCATCTTTAGTGAAATTCCCATCATGTCTTTCATATACAATGCAGAGGGTTGAGCTTAGGTTATCAATGTATAATTGGCTTAAAGAACAAGGAGCAGTAGATCCCAAGCTGTCCTTGAGTACTATAATTGCAAGTACAGAGAAATTATTTGAAGAGCAATATATAAATCATCATCCTAGTGGCCCTCAGGTTTGGCaggatttgaagaaaaaaatttattctgtataa
- the LOC115953284 gene encoding UBP1-associated protein 2C-like isoform X3 produces MEDVKKRKVGEAVGNGETSSTSSSEEEMRLLLDPLPKPQLVHLLSKLGSQYPSIAEEIRSIASADPVHRKLFVRGLAWNTTSETLCAAFQVHGEIEEGAVISDKTTGKSRGYGFITFKHMESAHNALKAPSKMIDGRLAVCNLACEGLSGASTTPDLAQRKLYIGGLSPNITSEELLKYFEKHGDIEEGSVAYDKDTNVSRGFGFVTYKTVEAAKKAIDDPNKILGGRNIIVKLADSHKGKSLQTQLPTAVVPMALPMAAGYPQPGNAHVVTWFGASGNYLVGLGDGNSLMA; encoded by the exons ATGGAGGACGTAAAGAAGAGAAAGGTGGGAGAAGCAGTGGGAAACGGAGAgacatcatcaacatcatcatctGAAGAAGAGATGCGTTTGTTGCTTGACCCTCTCCCTAAGCCCCAGCTCGtccatcttctctctaaact AGGCTCCCAATATCCTTCAATTGCAGAAGAAATTAGAAGTATTGCCAGTGCAGATCCTGTCCATCGAAAGCTTTTTGTTCGTGGCTTGGCCTGGAATACCACTTCAGAAACCTTGTGTGCT GCATTTCAAGTGCATGGAGAAATAGAGGAAGGTGCTGTGATCTCTGACAAAACAACAGGAAAATCACGTGGTTATGGTTTCATTACTTTCAAACATATGGAGTCAGCTCATAATGCATTGAAAGCACCTAGTAAAATGATTGAT GGTCGATTAGCTGTTTGCAATCTCGCTTGTGAGGGCTTAAGCGGAGCAAGTACAACTCCTGATTTGGCCCAGAGGAAGCTCTACATTGGGGGCTTGTCACCAAACATTACTAGTGAGGAGCTTCTCAAATATTTTGAGAAGCATGGTGACATAGAAGAAGGTTCAGTTGCATATGACAAGGATACAAATGTGTCTCG TGGGTTCGGTTTTGTTACATACAAGACTGTGGAGGCTGCGAAGAAGGCCATAGATGATCCAAACAAGATCCTTGGG GGGAGGAATATCATTGTGAAGCTTGCCGATTCCCACAAGGGAAAATCCTTGCAGACACAGTTACCCACAGCAGTGGTTCCAATGGCCTTACCAATGGCAGCTGGATACCCTCAGCCTGGAAATGCACAT GTTGTCACCTGGTTTGGTGCGTCTGGAAATTATTTGGTGGGATTAGGTGATGGGAATTCGTTGATGGCATGA
- the LOC115953284 gene encoding UBP1-associated protein 2C-like isoform X1, whose amino-acid sequence MEDVKKRKVGEAVGNGETSSTSSSEEEMRLLLDPLPKPQLVHLLSKLGSQYPSIAEEIRSIASADPVHRKLFVRGLAWNTTSETLCAAFQVHGEIEEGAVISDKTTGKSRGYGFITFKHMESAHNALKAPSKMIDGRLAVCNLACEGLSGASTTPDLAQRKLYIGGLSPNITSEELLKYFEKHGDIEEGSVAYDKDTNVSRGFGFVTYKTVEAAKKAIDDPNKILGGRNIIVKLADSHKGKSLQTQLPTAVVPMALPMAAGYPQPGNAHVSTTPVAYTYPQTVASYPVSSYPSPPTAPAPYQAQPQISYAPVTLKKESLGLPSTPMGIGCHLVWCVWKLFGGIR is encoded by the exons ATGGAGGACGTAAAGAAGAGAAAGGTGGGAGAAGCAGTGGGAAACGGAGAgacatcatcaacatcatcatctGAAGAAGAGATGCGTTTGTTGCTTGACCCTCTCCCTAAGCCCCAGCTCGtccatcttctctctaaact AGGCTCCCAATATCCTTCAATTGCAGAAGAAATTAGAAGTATTGCCAGTGCAGATCCTGTCCATCGAAAGCTTTTTGTTCGTGGCTTGGCCTGGAATACCACTTCAGAAACCTTGTGTGCT GCATTTCAAGTGCATGGAGAAATAGAGGAAGGTGCTGTGATCTCTGACAAAACAACAGGAAAATCACGTGGTTATGGTTTCATTACTTTCAAACATATGGAGTCAGCTCATAATGCATTGAAAGCACCTAGTAAAATGATTGAT GGTCGATTAGCTGTTTGCAATCTCGCTTGTGAGGGCTTAAGCGGAGCAAGTACAACTCCTGATTTGGCCCAGAGGAAGCTCTACATTGGGGGCTTGTCACCAAACATTACTAGTGAGGAGCTTCTCAAATATTTTGAGAAGCATGGTGACATAGAAGAAGGTTCAGTTGCATATGACAAGGATACAAATGTGTCTCG TGGGTTCGGTTTTGTTACATACAAGACTGTGGAGGCTGCGAAGAAGGCCATAGATGATCCAAACAAGATCCTTGGG GGGAGGAATATCATTGTGAAGCTTGCCGATTCCCACAAGGGAAAATCCTTGCAGACACAGTTACCCACAGCAGTGGTTCCAATGGCCTTACCAATGGCAGCTGGATACCCTCAGCCTGGAAATGCACATGTGAGCACCACTCCTGTTGCCTACACTTACCCTCAAACTGTAGCATCATACCCTGTTTCTTCTTACCCTAGTCCTCCTACTGCACCTGCTCCATACCAGGCACAACCGCAAATTTCCTATGCACCAGTCACCTTAAAGAAAGAATCCCTTGGACTCCCATCAACACCAATGGGAATTG GTTGTCACCTGGTTTGGTGCGTCTGGAAATTATTTGGTGGGATTAGGTGA
- the LOC115953284 gene encoding UBP1-associated protein 2C-like isoform X2 yields the protein MEDVKKRKVGEAVGNGETSSTSSSEEEMRLLLDPLPKPQLVHLLSKLGSQYPSIAEEIRSIASADPVHRKLFVRGLAWNTTSETLCAAFQVHGEIEEGAVISDKTTGKSRGYGFITFKHMESAHNALKAPSKMIDGRLAVCNLACEGLSGASTTPDLAQRKLYIGGLSPNITSEELLKYFEKHGDIEEGSVAYDKDTNVSRGFGFVTYKTVEAAKKAIDDPNKILGGRNIIVKLADSHKGKSLQTQLPTAVVPMALPMAAGYPQPGNAHVSTTPVAYTYPQTVASYPVSSYPSPPTAPAPYQAQPQISYAPVTLKKESLGLPSTPMGIGGYPYYLSKQ from the exons ATGGAGGACGTAAAGAAGAGAAAGGTGGGAGAAGCAGTGGGAAACGGAGAgacatcatcaacatcatcatctGAAGAAGAGATGCGTTTGTTGCTTGACCCTCTCCCTAAGCCCCAGCTCGtccatcttctctctaaact AGGCTCCCAATATCCTTCAATTGCAGAAGAAATTAGAAGTATTGCCAGTGCAGATCCTGTCCATCGAAAGCTTTTTGTTCGTGGCTTGGCCTGGAATACCACTTCAGAAACCTTGTGTGCT GCATTTCAAGTGCATGGAGAAATAGAGGAAGGTGCTGTGATCTCTGACAAAACAACAGGAAAATCACGTGGTTATGGTTTCATTACTTTCAAACATATGGAGTCAGCTCATAATGCATTGAAAGCACCTAGTAAAATGATTGAT GGTCGATTAGCTGTTTGCAATCTCGCTTGTGAGGGCTTAAGCGGAGCAAGTACAACTCCTGATTTGGCCCAGAGGAAGCTCTACATTGGGGGCTTGTCACCAAACATTACTAGTGAGGAGCTTCTCAAATATTTTGAGAAGCATGGTGACATAGAAGAAGGTTCAGTTGCATATGACAAGGATACAAATGTGTCTCG TGGGTTCGGTTTTGTTACATACAAGACTGTGGAGGCTGCGAAGAAGGCCATAGATGATCCAAACAAGATCCTTGGG GGGAGGAATATCATTGTGAAGCTTGCCGATTCCCACAAGGGAAAATCCTTGCAGACACAGTTACCCACAGCAGTGGTTCCAATGGCCTTACCAATGGCAGCTGGATACCCTCAGCCTGGAAATGCACATGTGAGCACCACTCCTGTTGCCTACACTTACCCTCAAACTGTAGCATCATACCCTGTTTCTTCTTACCCTAGTCCTCCTACTGCACCTGCTCCATACCAGGCACAACCGCAAATTTCCTATGCACCAGTCACCTTAAAGAAAGAATCCCTTGGACTCCCATCAACACCAATGGGAATTGGTGGGTACCCATATTACCTCTCCAAACAATAA